Proteins encoded together in one Eublepharis macularius isolate TG4126 chromosome 2, MPM_Emac_v1.0, whole genome shotgun sequence window:
- the LOC129323626 gene encoding uncharacterized protein LOC129323626 — translation MRRATFEYIVGELREDLVRETTHMRDPVPPEEMIAITIWKLATGTTNSATLPAFGRGVSTVCGIFDEVCELIAAKLTEKWICIDYLEDIISGFEERGFPNAWGAVDGTHIEIRSPPFSGDKYINRKGYCSMILQAVVDSDARFLDIFVGFPGRAHDARVLRNSPLFKRLEDGARRPKRPVTLEGVTFDPVIIGDPAYPLRPWLMKPYPAPSTRAQERFNYRLSRARMSVERSFGILKNRWLYLQRPLLVSERLMVAVITTCCILHNICLSRGDIVYGPFPREPLMEPGDERPQIPWSEAALTARAVSIRAAISTHFQQYR, via the coding sequence atgcGACGTGCCACGTTCGAGTACATTGTTGGGGAGCTTCGCGAAGATCTCGTCCGCGAGACGACCCACATGCGCGACCCAGTCCCTCCCGAGGAGATGATCGCCATCACCATCTGGAAGCTTGCCACGGGAACCACAAACTCCGCGACACTGCCCGCATTTGGCCGTGGCGTCTCTACCGTCTGCGGGATATTCGACGAGGTCTGCGAGCTCATCGCTGCAAAGCTGACCGAGAAGTGGATCTGCATCGATTACCTCGAGGACATTATCTCCGGGTTCGAGGAGAGGGGATTCCCCAATGCCTGGGGCGCCGTGGACGGGACACACATCGAGATCCGTTCTCCGCCTTTCTCTGGGGACAAGTACATCAACCGCAAGGGATACTGCTCCATGATTCTCCAGGCGGTGGTGGACAGCGATGCACgattcctggacatttttgtgggcttcccGGGAAGGGCGCACGACGCGCGTGTGCTCCGTAACTCGCCCCTGTTCAAGAGACTCGAGGATGGTGCCCGTCGCCCGAAGCGGCCGGTCACTCTGGAGGGGGTCACATTCGACCCGGTAATCATCGGGGACCCCGCCTATCCTCTTCGGCCCTGGCTCATGAAGCCCTATCCGGCGCCATCAACGCGCGCCCAGGAGCGCTTTAACTACAGACTGAGCCGGGCGCGCATGAGTGTGGAACGCTCGTTCGGAATTCTGAAAAATCGCTGGCTTTATTTACAGCGGCCCCTACTTGTCAGCGAGCGCCTCATGGTCGCGGTAATCACCACCTGCTGCATCCTTCACAACATTTGCCTCTCGCGCGGGGACATCGTTTACGGGCCGTTCCCGCGCGAGCCGCTGATGGAGCCCGGGGATGAGCGGCCGCAGATTCCCTGGTCCGAGGCCGCTCTTACTGCGCGGGCAGTATCGATTCGTGCCGCCATAAGTACGCACTTCCAGCAATACCGATAA